The genomic segment TTCCTAATATCCCAAAAGGGTCAAAAGGAACAGACGACATTTCAAGAACTTCTTTTCGTGTACCTAATGATGCAGCGTTAGATTACTGGATCAAGCGTTTTACTAAGTATGCTGTTAAGCATCAAGATATCAAAGAGCTGTTTGGCGTGAAAATTTTACAATTTGAAGATTTTGATGAACAACAATACCAACTGATTTCCGATGAAAATGACACTGGAGTCGCTTCTGGAAAACCTTGGCATAAAGGTCCTGTTCCTGATGAATTTGCGATTACCGGATTAGGCCCTATTTTCTTTAGAGTCTCAAACTTTAAGTATATGAAAGAAGTCCTTGAAAAAGTGTTATTCTTCACAGAAATTGCATCAGATGGACAGTATCATCAATTTGAAGTCGGTGATTTTGGCGGAAATGGCGCACAAATCATTGTCGAACCTAATACGATATTACCGCGCGGAAGACAAGGTTACGGCAGTGTCCACCATGTGGCTTTCCGTACAAAAAATCGTGAAGAACTTGACTTCTGGACTGAGCGTATGCAAAGTTTCGGGTTACCCAACTCAGGCTATGTAGACCGTTTCTACTTTGAATCAACGTATACAAATATCTATCCAGGGATTTTATTTGAATTAGCGACTGATGAACCTGGCTTTATCGATGATGAAGAATCCATTGAGACTTTAGGCGAAACACTCGCTTTACCACCAGCATTTAGAAATGATCGTGAACGGATTGAATCTTTGGTACGCCCAATTAACACTGTGCGTAGTACAAAAGTATTTGAAAAAGAGTTTTTAGACTGAATTGCCATAAATAGAAAGATCTAAAGGAGGAATAATATGAAACATTTATTTATTAAAGGGAATGATCAAACAAAACCCACTTTGCTCTTATTGCATGGAACAGGAGGAACTGAACGTGACCTTCTTCCTCTTGCAACAGAAATTGACCCAAACGCTAATGTTTTGAGTGTTCGGGGAAACGTACTAGAAAATGGGATGCCGCGGTATTTCCGTCGTTTAGCTGAAGGAATTTTTGACGAAGAAGATTTAATTTTTCGCACAAAAGAATTGAATGTATTTTTGGATGAGGCTGCTGAGAGGTATGAATTTAACCGTAAAAACATCTTAGCTATAGGCTATTCAAATGGCGCAAATATTGCTGCTAGTCTATTATTTCATTATGGCGACTCTCTAACTGGGGCAATTCTGCATCATCCAATGGTGCCTAGAAGAGGGATTACTTTACCCGATTTGAGCGACAAAGCTATCTTTATTAGTGCTGGAACAAACGACCCAATCTGCCCCTCAAAAGAATCAGAAGAATTGTATGCTTTATTGGAAAATGCCCATGCTAAAGTTGATATTCATTGGGAAAGTCATCAACATCAATTAACCTATAGTGAAGTTGATGCTGCAGCTAAATGGTATCAAACGGCTTATTAAGCAATTACGCTTACAGTCAAACGAATAAGGCTTCTGCTACTTCTTTTCATATCGTTTGGAGACGCACAAAAGACCACAGTAAAAAATAATGTATAAAAGCACCCCAAAAGTTATAATGCTAACCTTTTGGGGTGCTTTTTAGTACAGCTAATGAATATTTTGAATCACCGCACTATTTTCCCATGGACTTCCAAAGAATTTTTAAAACAAAATACATTCGATTACACAAATGAGGTTGAACCACTTACCTAACTTGTTCTATCACCTTAGTCCTTTTCCATCTTTTCATAAGGTTTAAAGAGCAACTTAGATTCCTCATTCAATATAAGAGCTGCTGAGAATGTTTGTCCTGTTTTTTTCTTAAAGCCTTTTAGTAATTGAGTCTCTTTTGTCAGCAATAATTTTTTGATCGTCGCTTCAGATAAAGTTTTTCCGACATACCTTTTTGGCAATGTAAATGTACAACCATTGCTGTACCCGCTACAGCCATAAAATTTACCTTTATCGATTATCATTTTCTCACAAAGGGGACACTTTCCAACTGTTTTATGCGTATGGTTCATACTTTTTATAGTAGGAGACCAGTCGCTATTTTCAATAATTTTTCCACTTGAATCTAACGTATGGTGAATAAATTTTTGAATAGTGGCTAAGAAAGCTTCCTGGGTGCCTTCTTCCTTTTTGATTTTCTTTAAATAAGTCTCCCACTTAGCTGTCATTTCAGGGCTGCTCAACAAGGTATTTTCTACCGCTTGACACAGTATCTTCCCCTTTGGAGTAACAGTCACATTGTTCTTTTGGACATCTATATAGTTTTGTTTTTTAAGTGTTTCAAGAATATTAGCTCTTGTTGCTTCTGTTCCAATGCCTTCTGTCGCTTTTAGGATTTCTTTTTCTTCTACATTTTCCAAGTCTTTGCCGCATGTTTTCATTGCAGTGATCAATGTACCTTCTGTGTATAACTTTGGCGGAGAAGTAAATCCTTCAGAAGTTTTTAAAGCCGTTTCGACCGTTTCATTTTTTTGTAATAAAGGAAGTTCATTAACCTCTACTTTATCTGTTTTTTTACTTGCTGGGTACTCTAGTTTCCGCCATCCCTGGTCTAACACGATTCTCCCTTTACTTGTAAAAGGCAGTCCCTTGATTTCAACTGTAACCGTTGTTTCATCGTATTTATAGTCTGTTTCGAACATAGCCATCGTCCGTTTTAAAATAGTGAAATAAATTTCTCTTTGAATAGATGGCAGCTTTTCTAATGCTTTTTGTGTAGGCACTTTTTTAGTTGGAATGATCGCATAATGCTCCTGGACTTTTGACCCGTCTACATAACGTTTCCGTTTGCTTCTATTCGGTTTCTCAATCGTATAATTTAAAACGCCTTGATAACTTTCTATTCTTTCTGACAAATACTGAAACTCTGAATCGGTAATATGCCGGCAATCGCTTCGCGGATAACTAACCAGTTTCGCTTCATAAAGCGACTGAACGTGTTTCAATGTATCCGAAGGGCTTACTTTGTATTTTTTATTTATCAAACTTTGCAAGTCACTTAAAGAAAACAGAAATGGCGAAGGCTGTGACACTCTCTTTGTATCGATCGCCGAAATCACTCCTGGGTTGTTAGCCAGCAACTGGTGTTTCTTGATCAACTCTTGCAGTTCTTTTTTCGTTGGAAACTTTTTAGCGTACTTCGCTTTAAATATCCCATTTTCAGCTTTTACAGTAGCATGCAATTCAAAGAAAGGTTCAGGAACGAACTTTTCGATTTCTTTTTGACGCGTATAAATCATGTATAAAGTCGGGGTTTGAACGCGTCCTACACTAAATACCCCTTCGTTGATTCCTTTTTTTTGCAATGAAAGAGTGTACATGCGAGATAAATTAATACCTACCAACCAATCGCTTATCTGTCTCGTTTGAGCTTCAATAAAGGAGGGGTAAAATTCTCTTCCTTCCCTTAATTGAGAAAAACCTTTTTGTATCTCATCCGATTCAAGTGAATTGATCCATAAGCGTTTGATTTCTTTATTGTTGGCCTTTGCTTGATTGATAATTGATCGAGCGATATTTTCCCCTTCGCGATCGCTATCGGTAGCAATTACGATTTGATCTGCTTCTTTTAACAATTTTTTTACAATATTAAATTGCTTGGCTTTTCCTTTCCCTACTTTAAATTTAAATGTTTCGGGAATAATAGGCAGTGTTTTCATGCTCCATTTTTTCCACTCATCTTTATACTCCTCTGGGGAAGATAACTCAATCAAATGTCCAAAACCCCAAGTAATCACATCATTAGATGGGTTTAAAACAATGTACCCATCTTTTTTGGAAAATTT from the Carnobacterium inhibens subsp. inhibens DSM 13024 genome contains:
- a CDS encoding ring-cleaving dioxygenase, translated to MNTFAGIHHVTAITSSAEKIYDFYTNILGIRLVKKTINQDDIHTYHLFFADESGNPGTDMTFFDFPNIPKGSKGTDDISRTSFRVPNDAALDYWIKRFTKYAVKHQDIKELFGVKILQFEDFDEQQYQLISDENDTGVASGKPWHKGPVPDEFAITGLGPIFFRVSNFKYMKEVLEKVLFFTEIASDGQYHQFEVGDFGGNGAQIIVEPNTILPRGRQGYGSVHHVAFRTKNREELDFWTERMQSFGLPNSGYVDRFYFESTYTNIYPGILFELATDEPGFIDDEESIETLGETLALPPAFRNDRERIESLVRPINTVRSTKVFEKEFLD
- a CDS encoding alpha/beta hydrolase; translated protein: MKHLFIKGNDQTKPTLLLLHGTGGTERDLLPLATEIDPNANVLSVRGNVLENGMPRYFRRLAEGIFDEEDLIFRTKELNVFLDEAAERYEFNRKNILAIGYSNGANIAASLLFHYGDSLTGAILHHPMVPRRGITLPDLSDKAIFISAGTNDPICPSKESEELYALLENAHAKVDIHWESHQHQLTYSEVDAAAKWYQTAY
- a CDS encoding type IA DNA topoisomerase is translated as MKRVILAEKPSQAQAYAESFGKFSKKDGYIVLNPSNDVITWGFGHLIELSSPEEYKDEWKKWSMKTLPIIPETFKFKVGKGKAKQFNIVKKLLKEADQIVIATDSDREGENIARSIINQAKANNKEIKRLWINSLESDEIQKGFSQLREGREFYPSFIEAQTRQISDWLVGINLSRMYTLSLQKKGINEGVFSVGRVQTPTLYMIYTRQKEIEKFVPEPFFELHATVKAENGIFKAKYAKKFPTKKELQELIKKHQLLANNPGVISAIDTKRVSQPSPFLFSLSDLQSLINKKYKVSPSDTLKHVQSLYEAKLVSYPRSDCRHITDSEFQYLSERIESYQGVLNYTIEKPNRSKRKRYVDGSKVQEHYAIIPTKKVPTQKALEKLPSIQREIYFTILKRTMAMFETDYKYDETTVTVEIKGLPFTSKGRIVLDQGWRKLEYPASKKTDKVEVNELPLLQKNETVETALKTSEGFTSPPKLYTEGTLITAMKTCGKDLENVEEKEILKATEGIGTEATRANILETLKKQNYIDVQKNNVTVTPKGKILCQAVENTLLSSPEMTAKWETYLKKIKKEEGTQEAFLATIQKFIHHTLDSSGKIIENSDWSPTIKSMNHTHKTVGKCPLCEKMIIDKGKFYGCSGYSNGCTFTLPKRYVGKTLSEATIKKLLLTKETQLLKGFKKKTGQTFSAALILNEESKLLFKPYEKMEKD